The following coding sequences lie in one Streptomyces xiamenensis genomic window:
- a CDS encoding sugar phosphate isomerase/epimerase family protein: protein MDLDRIRIGSAPDSWGVWFPEDPQQTPWQRFLDEVSEAGYQWIELGPYGYLPTDPALLGDELTRRRLTVSAGTVFTALHRGPAVWDATWEHVSRVAALTSAMGAAHLVVIPEFWRDSVTGEQTDPEHLSPTQFRELTAGMERLGREVRERYGLTIVVHPHADTHLATERDVTRFLDATDPDAVSLCLDTGHYAYCGGDSVRLIKTYGERIGYLHLKQVDPAILADVRAQGTPFGPAVASGVMCEPPHGLPDLPPVLAAAQGLGVDLFAIVEQDMYPCPPDAPLPIATRTRRYLRSCGA from the coding sequence ATGGACCTCGACCGCATCCGGATCGGATCAGCCCCCGATTCCTGGGGCGTGTGGTTCCCCGAAGACCCGCAGCAGACCCCCTGGCAGCGCTTTCTCGACGAGGTGTCCGAGGCGGGCTACCAGTGGATCGAGCTGGGCCCGTACGGCTATCTGCCCACCGATCCGGCCCTGCTGGGCGACGAACTGACCCGCCGTCGGCTGACCGTCTCGGCCGGCACCGTCTTCACCGCGCTGCACCGCGGCCCGGCCGTGTGGGACGCCACCTGGGAGCACGTGTCCCGGGTCGCCGCGCTCACCTCGGCGATGGGCGCCGCCCATCTGGTGGTGATCCCCGAGTTCTGGCGCGACTCGGTCACCGGCGAACAGACCGACCCCGAACACCTGAGCCCCACTCAGTTCCGCGAGCTGACCGCCGGCATGGAGCGGCTGGGGCGTGAGGTGCGCGAGCGGTACGGGCTGACCATCGTCGTCCACCCGCATGCCGACACCCACCTGGCCACCGAGCGGGACGTCACCCGCTTCCTGGACGCCACCGACCCGGACGCCGTCAGCCTGTGCCTGGACACCGGGCACTACGCGTACTGCGGCGGCGACAGCGTCCGGCTGATCAAGACCTACGGGGAGCGGATCGGCTATCTGCACCTCAAGCAGGTGGACCCGGCGATCCTGGCCGACGTCCGGGCGCAGGGCACCCCGTTCGGCCCGGCGGTGGCCAGCGGAGTCATGTGCGAACCGCCGCACGGCCTGCCCGATCTGCCGCCGGTGCTGGCCGCCGCCCAGGGCCTGGGCGTGGACCTGTTCGCCATCGTCGAGCAGGACATGTACCCCTGCCCGCCCGACGCCCCGCTCCCCATCGCCACCCGCACCCGCCGCTACCTGCGCTCCTGCGGCGCGTAG
- a CDS encoding GntR family transcriptional regulator, with protein sequence MDLAFRIDRSSPVPLYFQLSQQLEAAIERGELLPGTLLGNEIELAGRLGLSRPTVRQAIQVLVDKGLLVRRRGVGTQVVHSQIRRPLELSSLYDDLETAGQRPATRVLAIEDTEAPAEVAAALGIAEGAPVRRVERLRLTHGADPIARLRNYLPLDLMPLTKDELEATGLYRLMRGAGTTLHSARQSIGARAATAAEAAILEEEPGAPLLTMQRTAFDDTGRAVEYGAHLYRASRYTFELQLLIRP encoded by the coding sequence GTGGACCTGGCGTTCCGCATCGACCGCAGCAGTCCGGTACCGCTGTACTTCCAGCTGTCCCAGCAACTGGAAGCCGCCATCGAACGCGGCGAACTGCTGCCCGGCACCCTCCTGGGCAACGAGATCGAGCTGGCCGGACGGCTCGGGCTCTCCCGCCCCACCGTCCGGCAGGCCATCCAGGTCCTGGTCGACAAGGGCCTGCTGGTGCGCCGCCGCGGCGTCGGCACCCAGGTGGTGCACAGCCAGATCCGGCGCCCCCTCGAACTGAGCAGCCTCTACGACGACCTGGAGACGGCGGGCCAGCGGCCCGCCACCCGGGTGCTGGCCATCGAGGACACCGAGGCACCCGCGGAGGTCGCCGCGGCGCTCGGCATCGCCGAGGGCGCCCCCGTACGGCGCGTGGAGCGGCTCCGCCTCACCCACGGCGCCGACCCCATCGCCCGGCTGCGCAACTACCTGCCGCTCGACCTGATGCCGCTCACCAAGGACGAGTTGGAGGCCACCGGCCTGTACCGGCTGATGCGCGGCGCGGGCACCACCCTGCACAGCGCCCGGCAGTCCATCGGCGCCAGAGCGGCCACCGCGGCCGAGGCGGCGATCCTGGAGGAGGAGCCGGGCGCCCCGCTGCTCACCATGCAGCGCACCGCCTTCGACGACACGGGGCGGGCGGTCGAGTACGGCGCGCACCTCTACCGTGCCTCGCGCTACACGTTTGAGCTGCAACTCCTCATCCGCCCCTGA
- a CDS encoding methyltransferase domain-containing protein — protein sequence MTYTEDAEYQRLVHRMGESGDLAAGWRGAFLRTPRGSFVPDTIWAEDGPSGYRAVRQHEQPREWWARVNSDAVVVTQLDDGNPGGPGVATSSVSMPSLVARMLGHLDARAGHRVLEVGTGSGWSTALLCARVGDGRVTSVEIDGAVAHRAALALDRVGLRPRLLVGDGELGSAEHAPYDRIASTAAVARVPYAWVAQCRPGALIVTPWGTPLCNAGLLRLRVADDGTAEGRFVDSVHFMWVRGQRPPPASTSTGTGTSGEERGSVTTVRPQHVLDSVHAAFAVGLRVPGVRYREEWNSSDPQGTWRLVLWDEGGSRALVSVDGAVRQRGARDLWDEVAAARQWWDGAGRPPLTAFRVRVGPEGQQVLLGPASP from the coding sequence GTGACGTACACCGAGGACGCGGAGTATCAGCGGCTCGTCCACCGGATGGGTGAGAGCGGTGATCTCGCGGCGGGCTGGCGGGGGGCGTTTCTGCGCACCCCGCGCGGCTCCTTCGTACCGGACACCATCTGGGCCGAGGACGGGCCCAGCGGATACCGGGCCGTCCGTCAGCACGAACAGCCCCGGGAATGGTGGGCGCGGGTCAACTCCGACGCCGTCGTGGTGACCCAGCTCGACGACGGGAACCCGGGCGGGCCGGGGGTGGCCACGAGTTCCGTCTCCATGCCCTCGCTCGTCGCCCGCATGCTCGGGCACCTGGACGCGCGGGCCGGTCACCGGGTGTTGGAGGTGGGCACCGGGTCCGGCTGGTCCACCGCGCTGCTCTGCGCCCGCGTCGGGGACGGGCGGGTCACCTCCGTGGAGATCGACGGTGCCGTCGCGCACCGTGCCGCCCTCGCGCTCGATCGTGTCGGGCTCCGGCCCCGGCTGCTGGTCGGGGACGGAGAACTCGGCAGCGCCGAGCACGCGCCGTACGACCGGATCGCCTCCACCGCCGCCGTCGCCCGGGTGCCCTACGCCTGGGTCGCCCAGTGCCGGCCCGGGGCGCTGATCGTGACGCCGTGGGGGACGCCGCTGTGCAACGCGGGGTTGCTCAGGCTCCGCGTCGCGGACGACGGCACCGCAGAGGGGCGGTTCGTGGACAGCGTGCACTTCATGTGGGTGCGGGGGCAGCGCCCTCCTCCCGCCAGTACCAGCACCGGCACCGGCACCAGCGGCGAGGAACGCGGCTCGGTGACCACCGTGCGTCCCCAGCACGTGCTCGATTCCGTGCACGCCGCCTTCGCCGTCGGGCTGCGGGTACCCGGGGTGCGGTACCGCGAGGAGTGGAACAGCTCGGACCCGCAGGGGACCTGGCGGCTGGTGCTGTGGGACGAGGGAGGGTCCCGCGCCCTGGTCAGCGTCGACGGAGCGGTCCGGCAGCGTGGGGCGCGCGACCTCTGGGACGAGGTCGCGGCTGCCCGGCAGTGGTGGGACGGGGCCGGACGGCCCCCGCTGACCGCGTTCCGGGTGCGGGTCGGACCGGAAGGGCAGCAGGTTCTGCTGGGCCCGGCGTCGCCGTAG
- a CDS encoding DUF6879 family protein, which yields MISGEDFSRLFRDFQRTAFRLETLSVYDVAEEQEEFAAFLAGEPMDESWHDSPWVRSMTDLGKELARVHVLRSPLTDYLRYELAAYPGNITAGENIGIIDLAHQEVNGLPDHDFWLFDDAEVYRMHYTDAGQFIGAELLPGEALQRYQGYRDIARKHAMPFADYRDQLLQD from the coding sequence ATGATCAGTGGCGAGGATTTCAGTCGACTGTTCCGAGACTTTCAGCGAACGGCCTTTCGGCTGGAAACGCTGAGCGTCTACGATGTGGCCGAGGAACAGGAGGAGTTCGCGGCGTTCCTGGCCGGCGAACCGATGGACGAATCCTGGCACGACAGCCCGTGGGTGCGGTCGATGACCGACCTGGGGAAGGAGCTGGCACGCGTACATGTGCTCCGCTCGCCGCTCACGGATTACCTCCGGTACGAGCTGGCCGCCTACCCCGGGAACATCACCGCCGGTGAGAACATTGGGATCATCGACCTCGCGCATCAGGAGGTCAACGGGTTGCCGGATCACGACTTCTGGCTGTTCGACGATGCGGAGGTCTACCGCATGCACTACACGGACGCAGGGCAGTTCATCGGCGCGGAGTTGCTCCCGGGTGAAGCCCTTCAGCGTTATCAGGGCTATCGCGACATCGCCCGCAAGCACGCCATGCCGTTCGCGGACTACCGCGATCAACTACTCCAGGATTGA
- a CDS encoding carbohydrate ABC transporter permease produces the protein MNETVTRTLRTLARYTALSVLLAFFSLPLLWLAFAPFDRTPTIAASLPSFTLDNFRHLLGNPGALRSLRNSALLAAGTGTLVVVTAALAAYALSRVRLPGRDALLYVLLLLSSIVTGTAAMVPLFNLAHELRLIDAQLGVILVLGGGLLPSAIFILKDFMDGTPRSYEESARVFGASPLQIVRHVVVPLVRPGLATIGVWSVAQVWGNFLIPFLLLRSPEKSPAAVVMYTFYTEGGQPDLGLIATFSLLYSLPVVLMFLFVSSRYGFRFHGGIKS, from the coding sequence GTGAACGAGACCGTCACCCGCACCCTGCGGACCCTCGCCCGCTACACCGCGCTCTCCGTACTGCTCGCGTTCTTCTCCCTGCCCCTGCTGTGGCTGGCGTTCGCCCCCTTCGACCGCACCCCCACCATCGCCGCCTCGCTGCCGTCCTTCACCCTCGACAACTTCCGGCACCTGCTGGGCAACCCGGGCGCGCTGCGCTCGCTGCGCAACTCGGCGCTGCTGGCGGCCGGCACCGGCACCCTGGTGGTGGTCACCGCGGCGCTGGCCGCGTACGCCCTGAGCCGGGTGCGGCTGCCGGGCCGCGACGCGCTGCTGTACGTCCTGCTCCTGCTCTCCTCCATCGTGACCGGCACGGCCGCCATGGTGCCGCTGTTCAACCTCGCCCACGAACTGCGGCTCATCGACGCCCAGCTGGGCGTGATCCTGGTGCTGGGCGGCGGACTGCTGCCCAGCGCCATCTTCATCCTCAAGGACTTCATGGACGGCACGCCCCGCTCGTACGAGGAATCCGCGCGGGTCTTCGGCGCCTCGCCGCTCCAGATCGTCCGCCACGTGGTGGTGCCCCTGGTGCGCCCCGGGCTGGCCACCATCGGGGTGTGGTCGGTGGCCCAGGTGTGGGGGAACTTCCTCATCCCGTTCCTGCTGCTGCGCTCGCCGGAGAAATCCCCGGCGGCGGTCGTCATGTACACCTTCTACACCGAGGGCGGGCAGCCTGACCTCGGGCTGATCGCCACCTTCTCGCTGCTGTACTCGCTGCCGGTGGTGCTGATGTTCCTGTTCGTCAGCTCCCGCTACGGCTTCCGCTTCCACGGAGGGATCAAGAGCTGA
- a CDS encoding ATP-binding cassette domain-containing protein: MAAISLTGLTKVYPGDVTALDALDLVVPDGEFFALLGPSGCGKTTLLRTIAGLEAATGGTVAIGERDVTALPRESGTWPWSSRTTRSSRT; this comes from the coding sequence ATGGCGGCCATCTCACTGACCGGGCTGACCAAGGTCTACCCCGGGGACGTCACCGCCCTGGACGCCCTGGATCTCGTGGTGCCGGACGGGGAGTTCTTCGCACTGCTGGGCCCCTCGGGATGCGGCAAGACGACACTGCTGCGGACCATCGCCGGCCTGGAGGCCGCCACCGGCGGCACGGTGGCGATCGGCGAGCGGGACGTCACCGCGCTGCCCCGGGAAAGCGGGACGTGGCCATGGTCTTCCAGGACTACGCGCTCTTCCCGCACATGA
- a CDS encoding DUF6879 family protein, with amino-acid sequence MTSSSETLGDLFATFQREAFRLETLDVYNIPRSAANLQAFLDGKPQPEGYNAEWVEQIRSHTSVGKRVYRVHILSRPLTPYLKYELGWGYRTNISGGEEFFILDTTDRPNPLPGVGDFWFFDSERPAVMHYDESGAFLGAETLPDDRAEEFIRYRETALAHARPFPEWWAEHGE; translated from the coding sequence GTGACCAGCTCATCTGAGACCCTCGGGGACCTCTTCGCCACGTTCCAGCGGGAGGCGTTTCGGCTGGAGACACTGGATGTGTACAACATCCCCCGAAGCGCGGCCAACCTCCAGGCGTTCCTGGACGGCAAGCCCCAGCCGGAGGGTTACAACGCCGAGTGGGTAGAGCAGATTCGCTCCCACACCAGCGTGGGGAAAAGGGTCTACCGCGTACACATCCTGTCCCGCCCGCTGACGCCTTACCTCAAGTACGAGCTGGGCTGGGGTTACCGGACGAACATCTCGGGTGGCGAGGAGTTCTTCATCCTCGACACGACAGACCGGCCAAACCCCCTGCCCGGGGTCGGTGACTTCTGGTTCTTCGACTCCGAACGGCCCGCGGTCATGCATTACGACGAGAGCGGCGCGTTCCTGGGTGCGGAGACACTGCCCGACGACCGGGCCGAGGAGTTCATCCGTTACCGGGAGACAGCCCTCGCGCACGCCCGGCCCTTCCCGGAGTGGTGGGCAGAGCACGGCGAGTGA
- a CDS encoding ABC transporter ATP-binding protein: MVFQDYALFPHMTVRDNIGYPLRIRKVPGPERAAKAAEVAGELELLDYLARRPGQLSGGQQQRVALARAMAVRPSVFLFDEPLSNLDARLRLEARTFLKRLQRELGVTTVFVTHDQAEALALADRIAVLEHGRIRQLGTPTEIFRRPANTFVASFIGSTPMNLLPGTVRGTWVSVAGVLLPGPMGEGARPLPDGAEVVYGIRPEYLRYTTHHAPGSLPGRVTVIENLGSTQLLTLDSEEAGASLQVTVPEDLPVTVGERGYALPRPERVLVYRDGELM, encoded by the coding sequence ATGGTCTTCCAGGACTACGCGCTCTTCCCGCACATGACCGTGCGCGACAACATCGGCTACCCGCTGCGGATCAGGAAGGTGCCGGGGCCCGAACGCGCGGCGAAGGCGGCCGAGGTCGCGGGCGAACTGGAACTGCTGGACTACCTCGCCCGCCGCCCCGGGCAGTTGTCCGGCGGGCAGCAGCAACGGGTGGCGCTGGCACGGGCGATGGCGGTGCGACCCAGCGTGTTCCTGTTCGACGAACCGCTGTCGAACCTGGACGCGCGGCTGCGCCTGGAGGCCCGTACCTTCCTCAAGCGGCTCCAGCGCGAACTGGGCGTCACCACCGTCTTCGTCACCCACGACCAGGCGGAGGCGCTGGCCCTGGCCGACCGGATCGCGGTGCTCGAACACGGCCGGATCCGTCAACTCGGCACCCCCACCGAGATCTTCCGCCGTCCGGCCAACACCTTCGTGGCCTCGTTCATCGGCTCCACCCCGATGAATCTGCTGCCCGGCACGGTGCGCGGCACGTGGGTGAGCGTCGCCGGGGTCCTGCTGCCGGGGCCGATGGGGGAGGGGGCCCGCCCCCTGCCGGACGGTGCCGAGGTGGTGTACGGCATCCGCCCCGAGTACCTGCGCTACACCACGCACCACGCTCCCGGGTCGCTGCCCGGCCGGGTCACGGTGATCGAGAACCTGGGCAGCACCCAGCTCCTCACCCTGGACTCCGAGGAGGCCGGCGCCTCGCTCCAGGTGACCGTCCCGGAGGACCTTCCGGTGACGGTGGGCGAACGGGGGTACGCGCTGCCGCGCCCCGAACGCGTCCTGGTCTACCGCGACGGCGAACTCATGTGA
- a CDS encoding carbohydrate ABC transporter permease: MPSTSPGGDAAGLGRGRAGAFAAPALLLITAFLLFPALWTLYLGVTDYRLTGLSAADPQNVGLDNFERALNEDRFTDSLWLTLQFVVGSAVLGQALLGFGIAWLLRNRTGLLRRLVEALVLLAWILPSSVVAFLWIALLDRDDGTLNALLGTPGTAWLLEHPMASIIVFNIWRGTAFSMMLYAAALGNVPPSQLETARLAGASTWQQLRDVVLPRIKGHVLTNLLLISLWTFNDFTPFLLTGGGPDNRTEIMPVLLYRTALQGGELGYGAALSVLMLLANLAIALVYVRLLRSRSKEPAA; the protein is encoded by the coding sequence GTGCCGAGCACGTCGCCGGGCGGTGACGCCGCCGGCCTCGGCCGGGGCCGGGCCGGCGCCTTCGCGGCCCCCGCGCTGCTGCTGATCACCGCGTTCCTGCTGTTCCCCGCCCTGTGGACGCTCTACCTGGGGGTCACCGACTACCGGCTCACCGGACTGTCCGCCGCCGACCCGCAGAACGTCGGCCTGGACAACTTCGAACGCGCCCTCAACGAGGACCGGTTCACCGACTCCCTGTGGCTCACCCTGCAATTCGTCGTCGGCTCCGCCGTCCTGGGCCAGGCACTGCTGGGATTCGGCATCGCCTGGCTGCTGCGCAACCGCACCGGGCTGCTGCGGCGCCTGGTCGAGGCGCTGGTGCTGCTGGCCTGGATCCTGCCCAGCTCGGTGGTCGCGTTCCTGTGGATCGCCCTGCTGGACCGCGACGACGGCACCCTCAACGCCCTGCTCGGCACCCCCGGCACCGCCTGGCTGCTCGAACACCCCATGGCGTCCATCATCGTCTTCAACATCTGGCGCGGCACCGCCTTCTCGATGATGCTCTACGCGGCGGCCCTGGGGAACGTCCCGCCCTCGCAACTGGAGACCGCCCGGCTGGCCGGGGCGTCCACCTGGCAGCAACTGCGGGACGTCGTCCTGCCCCGCATCAAGGGCCACGTCCTCACCAACCTGCTGCTCATCAGCCTGTGGACGTTCAACGACTTCACCCCGTTCCTGCTCACCGGCGGCGGCCCCGACAACCGCACCGAGATCATGCCGGTGCTGCTCTACCGCACCGCGCTCCAGGGCGGCGAACTCGGCTACGGGGCGGCCCTGTCGGTACTCATGCTGCTGGCGAACCTGGCCATCGCCCTGGTGTACGTCCGGCTGCTGCGCTCCCGGAGCAAGGAGCCCGCCGCGTGA
- a CDS encoding extracellular solute-binding protein, with the protein MRAVSYAGGAVVLGLLLTGCGGSGGGAGDGSAHLTISANAVAGGKNAEEAAWIEEWVIPRFEEAQAANGVEVSVSFEPSGVDDEQYKTKTALDLQAGAGPDIITLDGIWVGEFAQAGYIEPLTAGQLEWDGWAQIPEAVRQLAGFEDELYGIPWGTDGRVLYYNKELFAEAGLPTTWQPTSWAEILDAGQALSDLDGVIPIQLNGGTAMGEATTMQGVLPLLAGAGAQIHEDGTWTGAGPALDQVLGLYEEVYGGGLGDPLLQQEAQGRDKSFQRFAEGRVGILAEGDYLWRGVLDPDSGTAPMAERDTAVGYAKIPAVTPGAGAGGQDFVSMSGGSVRVLNPAGEDPDLAFELLAFMNSAEALQAAMSGQDARITARTDVNETVLAGDPMLSFVAGEVLPYTFYRPPLAAYPQVSLLLQEATAEVISGGDPAAAAQTYQDALTGVVGGAEHVAGR; encoded by the coding sequence ATGCGGGCGGTGTCGTACGCGGGCGGGGCGGTGGTCCTGGGACTGCTGCTGACCGGCTGCGGAGGATCGGGCGGCGGGGCGGGGGACGGTTCGGCGCACCTCACCATCAGCGCCAACGCGGTGGCCGGCGGCAAGAACGCCGAGGAGGCCGCGTGGATCGAGGAGTGGGTGATCCCCCGCTTCGAGGAGGCCCAGGCGGCGAACGGGGTCGAGGTGTCGGTCTCCTTCGAACCCAGCGGTGTCGACGACGAGCAGTACAAGACCAAGACCGCCCTGGACCTCCAGGCCGGGGCGGGCCCCGACATCATCACCCTGGACGGCATCTGGGTCGGTGAGTTCGCGCAGGCCGGCTACATCGAGCCGCTGACCGCCGGACAGCTGGAGTGGGACGGCTGGGCCCAGATCCCCGAGGCGGTACGGCAACTCGCCGGCTTCGAGGACGAGCTGTACGGCATCCCCTGGGGCACCGACGGCCGGGTCCTCTACTACAACAAGGAGTTGTTCGCCGAGGCCGGGCTGCCCACCACGTGGCAGCCCACCTCGTGGGCGGAGATCCTCGACGCCGGGCAGGCACTGAGCGACCTGGACGGCGTGATCCCCATCCAGCTCAACGGCGGCACCGCCATGGGCGAGGCGACCACCATGCAGGGCGTGCTGCCGCTGCTGGCCGGCGCCGGGGCGCAGATCCACGAGGACGGCACCTGGACGGGTGCGGGACCCGCGCTCGACCAGGTACTCGGCCTGTACGAGGAGGTGTACGGCGGCGGCCTGGGCGACCCGCTGCTCCAGCAGGAGGCGCAGGGCCGCGACAAGTCCTTCCAGCGGTTCGCCGAGGGCCGCGTCGGCATCCTCGCCGAGGGCGACTACCTGTGGCGCGGCGTGCTGGACCCGGACAGCGGCACGGCGCCGATGGCCGAGCGGGACACCGCCGTCGGCTACGCCAAGATCCCGGCCGTCACCCCGGGTGCCGGGGCCGGCGGACAGGACTTCGTCAGCATGTCGGGCGGCAGCGTCCGCGTCCTCAATCCCGCCGGCGAGGATCCCGATCTCGCCTTCGAACTGCTGGCGTTCATGAACTCGGCCGAGGCCCTCCAGGCCGCCATGAGCGGCCAGGACGCCCGCATCACCGCCCGCACCGACGTCAACGAGACGGTACTGGCCGGCGATCCGATGCTGTCCTTCGTGGCCGGCGAGGTCCTGCCGTACACCTTCTACCGCCCGCCGCTGGCCGCCTACCCGCAGGTGTCGCTGCTGTTGCAGGAGGCCACCGCCGAGGTGATCTCCGGCGGCGACCCGGCAGCCGCGGCCCAGACGTACCAGGACGCACTCACGGGGGTCGTCGGCGGTGCCGAGCACGTCGCCGGGCGGTGA
- a CDS encoding helix-turn-helix domain-containing protein, with amino-acid sequence MLRELRLASGRQANAVARSAVMSPSKLSKIENGRLTPSAADVELILSALGVTGDIRDRYLEVARTQATEALAWRLLKRSGVHKAQQELRSVEAQMTTLRLFQPALIPGLLQTPEYMRAILGRHGLSEDSLHRTTLARLERQGVLHDSGKTFSFVMTETVLRWLIVEADVMARQLERIISLSRLPQVDIRCVPLSARQRDIANHSFVIRDDRTVTVETIHAELTVTDPRDIDLYISRFEAFQHSALADDAMRSALSAIRLELLKGGSP; translated from the coding sequence GTGCTGCGGGAACTGCGGCTGGCCTCTGGAAGACAGGCCAATGCCGTGGCCCGCAGCGCAGTCATGTCCCCGAGCAAGCTCAGCAAGATCGAGAACGGGAGACTCACCCCAAGTGCCGCTGATGTCGAACTCATTCTCTCCGCTCTCGGCGTCACCGGCGACATAAGGGACCGGTATCTGGAGGTTGCCCGCACTCAGGCGACGGAGGCGCTCGCCTGGCGTCTCCTCAAGCGTTCCGGGGTGCACAAGGCACAGCAAGAGCTGAGATCCGTCGAAGCTCAGATGACAACGCTGCGACTGTTTCAGCCCGCGCTGATCCCCGGGCTTCTTCAGACCCCGGAATACATGCGTGCGATTCTGGGCCGTCACGGGCTGAGCGAGGATTCCTTGCACCGCACTACGCTCGCGAGGCTGGAGAGGCAGGGCGTTCTCCACGATTCGGGCAAGACGTTCTCCTTCGTCATGACAGAGACGGTGCTCCGATGGCTGATCGTGGAGGCCGATGTCATGGCGCGGCAGTTGGAGCGGATCATCTCTCTGTCGCGGCTGCCTCAGGTGGACATCCGGTGTGTGCCTCTCTCCGCCCGGCAGAGAGACATCGCAAATCATTCCTTCGTCATCCGCGATGATCGCACCGTGACGGTCGAGACCATCCATGCGGAACTCACGGTCACCGACCCTCGTGACATCGATCTCTACATTTCCAGATTCGAAGCATTTCAGCACAGTGCCCTGGCCGATGACGCCATGCGGTCCGCATTGAGCGCCATCCGCCTTGAGCTTCTGAAAGGTGGGTCCCCATGA
- a CDS encoding Gfo/Idh/MocA family protein: MNTENSLGVAVLGTGRMGADHVRRIERLISGAHVAAVADVDEVRAKEVAGTVGPHCAAHTDPAAAMDAPGVGAVLIASPGAAHEEQLLAALERDLPVLCEKPLTPDPQGALRVMAAEEALGHRRIQVGFMRRFDREYRELKGLLASGAHGRPLMLHCRHRNTVSHPLFTTEMLINDSVVHEMDAARWLLEQELTAVTVLRPTPSAAAPEGLGDPQLIIFETSGGALVDVEIFVNCGFGYQVQAEAVCEHGTARIGDAHGLLANTAGRWGGEIADDFTGRFADAYDHQVREWVDATRAGRVTGPSAWDGYAAAAGCAAGVAAQRSGQRTEVEMIERPAFYSPVSYVRTN, translated from the coding sequence GTGAACACAGAGAACTCGCTTGGCGTCGCCGTCCTCGGCACCGGGCGGATGGGCGCCGACCATGTACGGCGCATCGAACGGCTCATCAGCGGAGCCCATGTCGCCGCCGTCGCCGATGTGGACGAGGTCCGGGCCAAGGAGGTCGCGGGTACGGTCGGGCCGCACTGCGCCGCGCACACCGATCCGGCCGCCGCGATGGACGCGCCCGGGGTCGGCGCCGTCCTCATCGCCTCGCCCGGGGCCGCGCACGAGGAGCAACTGCTCGCCGCGCTGGAGCGGGATCTGCCGGTGCTGTGCGAGAAGCCGCTCACCCCCGACCCGCAGGGCGCGCTGCGGGTGATGGCCGCCGAGGAGGCGCTGGGCCACCGGCGCATCCAGGTGGGCTTCATGCGGCGGTTCGACCGCGAGTACCGCGAACTCAAGGGGCTGCTGGCGAGCGGCGCGCACGGGCGGCCCCTGATGCTGCACTGCCGGCACCGCAACACCGTCTCGCACCCGCTGTTCACCACCGAGATGCTCATCAACGACTCGGTGGTGCACGAGATGGACGCGGCGCGCTGGCTGCTGGAGCAGGAGCTGACGGCCGTGACGGTGCTGCGGCCCACGCCCTCGGCCGCCGCCCCCGAAGGGCTCGGCGATCCGCAGCTGATCATCTTCGAGACGAGCGGCGGCGCGCTCGTGGATGTGGAGATCTTCGTCAACTGCGGTTTCGGCTACCAGGTGCAGGCCGAGGCGGTGTGCGAACACGGCACGGCCCGCATCGGCGACGCGCACGGGCTGCTCGCCAACACGGCGGGGCGGTGGGGCGGGGAGATCGCGGACGACTTCACCGGGCGGTTCGCCGACGCGTACGACCACCAGGTGCGGGAGTGGGTGGACGCCACCCGGGCCGGGCGGGTGACCGGGCCCAGCGCCTGGGACGGGTACGCGGCGGCGGCCGGGTGCGCGGCGGGGGTGGCGGCGCAGCGCAGCGGGCAGCGCACGGAGGTCGAGATGATCGAACGGCCCGCCTTCTACAGCCCAGTATCGTATGTCAGGACAAACTGA